A genomic stretch from Capricornis sumatraensis isolate serow.1 chromosome 4, serow.2, whole genome shotgun sequence includes:
- the USP5 gene encoding ubiquitin carboxyl-terminal hydrolase 5 isoform X2: protein MAELSEEALLSVLPTIRVPKAGDRVHKDECAFSFDTPESEGGLYICMNTFLGFGKQYVERHFNKTGQRVYLHLRRTRRPKEEDATAGTGDPPRKKPTRLAIGVEGGFDLNEEKFEYDEDVKIVILPDYLEIARDGLGGLPDIVRDRVTSAVEALLSADSASRKQEVQAWDGEVRQVSKHAFNLKQLDNPARIPPCGWKCSKCDMRENLWLNLTDGSILCGRRYFDGSGGNNHAVEHFRETGYPLAVKLGTITPDGADVYSYDEDDMVLDPNLAEHLSHFGIDMLKMQKTDKTMTELEIDMNQRVGEWELIQESAVPLKPLSGPGYTGIRNLGNSCYLNSVVQVLFSIPDFQRKYVDKLEKIFQNAPTDPTQDFSTQVAKLGHGLLSGEYSKPAPESGDGEQVTEQKEVQDGIAPRMFKALIGKGHPEFSTNRQQDAQEFFLHLINMVERNCRSSENPNEVFRFLVEEKIKCLATEKVKYTQRVDYIMQLPVPMDAAMNKEELLEYEEKKRQAEEEKLPLPELVRAQVPFSSCLEAYGAPEQVDDFWSTALQAKSVAVKTTRFASFPDYLVIQIKKFTFGLDWVPKKLDVSIEMPEELDISQLRGTGLQPGEEELPDIAPPLVTPDEPKAPMLDESVIIQLVEMGFPMDACRKAVYYTGNSGAEAAMNWVMSHMDDPDFANPLILPGSSGPGSTSAAADPPPEDCVTTIVSMGFSRDQALKALRATNNSLERAVDWIFSHIDDLDAEAAMDISEGRSAADSISESIPVGPKVRDGPGKYQLFAFISHMGTSTMCGHYVCHIKKEGRWVIYNDQKVCASEKPPKDLGYIYFYQRVAS from the exons ATGGCGGAGCTGAGTGAAGAGGCGCTGCTGTCAGTATTACCGACGATCCGGGTCCCCAAGGCTGGAGACCGGGTCCACAAAGACGAGTGCGCCTTCTCCTTCGACACGCCG GAGTCTGAGGGTGGCCTCTACATCTGCATGAACACATTCCTGGGCTTTGGAAAACAATATGTGGAGAGACATTTTAACAAGACTGGCCAGCGCGTCTACCTCCACCTCCGGCGGACTCGGCGCCCG AAAGAGGAAGATGCGACCGCAGGCACTGGAGACCCTCCCCGCAAGAAACCCACCCGACTGGCCATTG GTGTCGAAGGCGGGTTTGACCTTAACGAGGAGAAGTTTGAATACGATGAGGATGTAAAGATCGTCATTCTGCCAGATTACCTGGAAATAGCCCGGGATGGGCTGGGGGGACTGCCCGACATTGTCAGAGATCGG GTGACCAGTGCGGTGGAGGCCCTCCTGTCGGCTGACTCGGCCTCCCGCAAGCAGGAGGTGCAGGCCTGGGATGGCGAAGTGCGGCAGGTGTCTAAGCATGCCTTCAACCTCAAGCAGCTGGACAACCCTGCTCGGATCCCTCCCTG TGGCTGGAAGTGCTCCAAGTGCGACATGCGGGAGAACCTGTGGCTCAACCTCACGGACGGCTCCATCCTGTGTGGCCGGCGCTACTTCGACGGCAGCGGGGGCAACAACCACGCGGTGGAGCACTTCCGGGAGACGGGCTACCCGCTGGCCGTCAAGCTGGGCACCATCACCCCTGACGGAGCTG ACGTGTACTCGTATGACGAGGATGACATGGTCCTGGATCCCAACCTGGCCGAGCACCTGTCCCACTTCGGTATTGACATGCTGAAGATGCAGAAG ACGGACAAGACGATGACGGAGCTGGAGATAGACATGAACCAGCGTGTCGGTGAGTGGGAGCTGATCCAGGAGTCGGCGGTGCCGCTCAAGCCGCTGTCCGGGCCCGGCTACACCGGCATCCGGAACCTGGGCAACAGCTGCTACCTCAACTCGGTGGTCCAGGTGCTCTTCAGCATCCCCGACTTCCAGAGGAA GTACGTGGATAAGCTCGAAAAGATCTTCCAGAACGCCCCAACGGACCCCACCCAGGACTTCAGCACCCAGGT GGCCAAGCTGGGCCACGGCCTGCTCTCGGGGGAGTATTCCAAGCCAGCACCAGAGTCGGGTGATGGGGAGCAGGTAACGGAGCAGAAG GAAGTCCAAGATGGCATCGCCCCTCGGATGTTCAAGGCCCTCATTGGCAAGGGTCACCCCGAGTTCTCCACCAACCGGCAGCAGGATGCCCAAGAGTTCTTCCTGCACCTTATCAACATGGTGGAG AGGAATTGCCGGAGCTCTGAAAATCCTAACGAAGTGTTCCGCTTCCTGGTGGAGGAAAAGATCAAGTGCCTGGCCACGGAGAAGGTGAAGTACACCCAGCGAGTGGACTACATCATGCAGCTGCCCGTGCCCATGGATGCGGCCATGAACAAAG AGGAGCTTCTGGAGTATGAGGAGAAGAAGCGGCAAGCTGAAGAGGAGAAGCTGCCTCTGCCTGAGCTGGTTCGGGCCCAGGTGCCCTTCAGCTCCTGCCTGGAGGCCTACGGCGCCCCCGAGCAGGTGGACGACTTCTGGAGCACAGCCCTGCAGGCCAAGTCAGTCGCTGTCAA GACCACACGATTTGCCTCATTCCCTGACTACCTGGTCATCCAGATCAAGAAGTTCACCTTTGGCTTGGACTGGGTGCCCAAGAAACTGG ACGTGTCCATCGAGATGCCCGAGGAGCTAGACATCTCCCAGCTGAGGGGCACAGGGCTGCAGCCTGGAGAGGAGGAGCTGCCCGACATTGCCCCACCCCTGGTCACTCCGGATGAGCCCAAAG CGCCCATGCTGGATGAGTCGGTCATCATCCAGCTAGTGGAGATGGGCTTTCCCATGGATGCCTGCCGCAAAGCTGTCTACTACACTGGCAACAGTGGGGCCGAGGCCGCCATGAACTGGGTCATGTCGCACATGGACGACCCGG ATTTTGCAAACCCcctcatcctgcctggctccAGCGGGCCCGGCTCCACGAGTGCAGCCGCTGACCCCCCACCGGAGGACTGTGTGACCACCATCGTCTCCATGGGCTTCTCCCGGGACCAGGCCCTGAAAGCCCTGCGGGCCACG AACAACAGTTTGGAACGGGCTGTGGACTGGATCTTCAGTCACATTGACGACCTGGACGCAGAAGCTGCCATGGACATCTCGGAGGGCCGCTCGGCTGCCGACTCCATCTCCGAGTCCATACCAGTGGGACCTAAAGTCCGGGATGGTCCTGGAA AGTATCAGCTCTTTGCCTTCATTAGTCACATGGGCACCTCGACCATGTGTGGTCACTACGTCTGCCACATCAAGAAGGAAGGCAG gtGGGTGATCTACAACGACCAGAAAGTGTGTGCCTCTGAGAAACCGCCCAAGGACCTAGGCTACATCTACTTCTACCAGAGAGTGGCCAGCTAA
- the USP5 gene encoding ubiquitin carboxyl-terminal hydrolase 5 isoform X4 codes for MAELSEEALLSVLPTIRVPKAGDRVHKDECAFSFDTPESEGGLYICMNTFLGFGKQYVERHFNKTGQRVYLHLRRTRRPKEEDATAGTGDPPRKKPTRLAIGVEGGFDLNEEKFEYDEDVKIVILPDYLEIARDGLGGLPDIVRDRVTSAVEALLSADSASRKQEVQAWDGEVRQVSKHAFNLKQLDNPARIPPCGWKCSKCDMRENLWLNLTDGSILCGRRYFDGSGGNNHAVEHFRETGYPLAVKLGTITPDGADVYSYDEDDMVLDPNLAEHLSHFGIDMLKMQKTDKTMTELEIDMNQRVGEWELIQESAVPLKPLSGPGYTGIRNLGNSCYLNSVVQVLFSIPDFQRKAKLGHGLLSGEYSKPAPESGDGEQVTEQKEVQDGIAPRMFKALIGKGHPEFSTNRQQDAQEFFLHLINMVERNCRSSENPNEVFRFLVEEKIKCLATEKVKYTQRVDYIMQLPVPMDAAMNKEELLEYEEKKRQAEEEKLPLPELVRAQVPFSSCLEAYGAPEQVDDFWSTALQAKSVAVKTTRFASFPDYLVIQIKKFTFGLDWVPKKLDVSIEMPEELDISQLRGTGLQPGEEELPDIAPPLVTPDEPKGSLGFYGNEDEDSFCSPHFSSPTSPMLDESVIIQLVEMGFPMDACRKAVYYTGNSGAEAAMNWVMSHMDDPDFANPLILPGSSGPGSTSAAADPPPEDCVTTIVSMGFSRDQALKALRATNNSLERAVDWIFSHIDDLDAEAAMDISEGRSAADSISESIPVGPKVRDGPGKYQLFAFISHMGTSTMCGHYVCHIKKEGRWVIYNDQKVCASEKPPKDLGYIYFYQRVAS; via the exons ATGGCGGAGCTGAGTGAAGAGGCGCTGCTGTCAGTATTACCGACGATCCGGGTCCCCAAGGCTGGAGACCGGGTCCACAAAGACGAGTGCGCCTTCTCCTTCGACACGCCG GAGTCTGAGGGTGGCCTCTACATCTGCATGAACACATTCCTGGGCTTTGGAAAACAATATGTGGAGAGACATTTTAACAAGACTGGCCAGCGCGTCTACCTCCACCTCCGGCGGACTCGGCGCCCG AAAGAGGAAGATGCGACCGCAGGCACTGGAGACCCTCCCCGCAAGAAACCCACCCGACTGGCCATTG GTGTCGAAGGCGGGTTTGACCTTAACGAGGAGAAGTTTGAATACGATGAGGATGTAAAGATCGTCATTCTGCCAGATTACCTGGAAATAGCCCGGGATGGGCTGGGGGGACTGCCCGACATTGTCAGAGATCGG GTGACCAGTGCGGTGGAGGCCCTCCTGTCGGCTGACTCGGCCTCCCGCAAGCAGGAGGTGCAGGCCTGGGATGGCGAAGTGCGGCAGGTGTCTAAGCATGCCTTCAACCTCAAGCAGCTGGACAACCCTGCTCGGATCCCTCCCTG TGGCTGGAAGTGCTCCAAGTGCGACATGCGGGAGAACCTGTGGCTCAACCTCACGGACGGCTCCATCCTGTGTGGCCGGCGCTACTTCGACGGCAGCGGGGGCAACAACCACGCGGTGGAGCACTTCCGGGAGACGGGCTACCCGCTGGCCGTCAAGCTGGGCACCATCACCCCTGACGGAGCTG ACGTGTACTCGTATGACGAGGATGACATGGTCCTGGATCCCAACCTGGCCGAGCACCTGTCCCACTTCGGTATTGACATGCTGAAGATGCAGAAG ACGGACAAGACGATGACGGAGCTGGAGATAGACATGAACCAGCGTGTCGGTGAGTGGGAGCTGATCCAGGAGTCGGCGGTGCCGCTCAAGCCGCTGTCCGGGCCCGGCTACACCGGCATCCGGAACCTGGGCAACAGCTGCTACCTCAACTCGGTGGTCCAGGTGCTCTTCAGCATCCCCGACTTCCAGAGGAA GGCCAAGCTGGGCCACGGCCTGCTCTCGGGGGAGTATTCCAAGCCAGCACCAGAGTCGGGTGATGGGGAGCAGGTAACGGAGCAGAAG GAAGTCCAAGATGGCATCGCCCCTCGGATGTTCAAGGCCCTCATTGGCAAGGGTCACCCCGAGTTCTCCACCAACCGGCAGCAGGATGCCCAAGAGTTCTTCCTGCACCTTATCAACATGGTGGAG AGGAATTGCCGGAGCTCTGAAAATCCTAACGAAGTGTTCCGCTTCCTGGTGGAGGAAAAGATCAAGTGCCTGGCCACGGAGAAGGTGAAGTACACCCAGCGAGTGGACTACATCATGCAGCTGCCCGTGCCCATGGATGCGGCCATGAACAAAG AGGAGCTTCTGGAGTATGAGGAGAAGAAGCGGCAAGCTGAAGAGGAGAAGCTGCCTCTGCCTGAGCTGGTTCGGGCCCAGGTGCCCTTCAGCTCCTGCCTGGAGGCCTACGGCGCCCCCGAGCAGGTGGACGACTTCTGGAGCACAGCCCTGCAGGCCAAGTCAGTCGCTGTCAA GACCACACGATTTGCCTCATTCCCTGACTACCTGGTCATCCAGATCAAGAAGTTCACCTTTGGCTTGGACTGGGTGCCCAAGAAACTGG ACGTGTCCATCGAGATGCCCGAGGAGCTAGACATCTCCCAGCTGAGGGGCACAGGGCTGCAGCCTGGAGAGGAGGAGCTGCCCGACATTGCCCCACCCCTGGTCACTCCGGATGAGCCCAAAGGTAGCCTTGGTTTCTATGGCAACGAAGACGAAGACTCCTTCTGCTCCCCTCACTTCTCCTCTCCAACAT CGCCCATGCTGGATGAGTCGGTCATCATCCAGCTAGTGGAGATGGGCTTTCCCATGGATGCCTGCCGCAAAGCTGTCTACTACACTGGCAACAGTGGGGCCGAGGCCGCCATGAACTGGGTCATGTCGCACATGGACGACCCGG ATTTTGCAAACCCcctcatcctgcctggctccAGCGGGCCCGGCTCCACGAGTGCAGCCGCTGACCCCCCACCGGAGGACTGTGTGACCACCATCGTCTCCATGGGCTTCTCCCGGGACCAGGCCCTGAAAGCCCTGCGGGCCACG AACAACAGTTTGGAACGGGCTGTGGACTGGATCTTCAGTCACATTGACGACCTGGACGCAGAAGCTGCCATGGACATCTCGGAGGGCCGCTCGGCTGCCGACTCCATCTCCGAGTCCATACCAGTGGGACCTAAAGTCCGGGATGGTCCTGGAA AGTATCAGCTCTTTGCCTTCATTAGTCACATGGGCACCTCGACCATGTGTGGTCACTACGTCTGCCACATCAAGAAGGAAGGCAG gtGGGTGATCTACAACGACCAGAAAGTGTGTGCCTCTGAGAAACCGCCCAAGGACCTAGGCTACATCTACTTCTACCAGAGAGTGGCCAGCTAA
- the USP5 gene encoding ubiquitin carboxyl-terminal hydrolase 5 isoform X1 — translation MAELSEEALLSVLPTIRVPKAGDRVHKDECAFSFDTPESEGGLYICMNTFLGFGKQYVERHFNKTGQRVYLHLRRTRRPKEEDATAGTGDPPRKKPTRLAIGVEGGFDLNEEKFEYDEDVKIVILPDYLEIARDGLGGLPDIVRDRVTSAVEALLSADSASRKQEVQAWDGEVRQVSKHAFNLKQLDNPARIPPCGWKCSKCDMRENLWLNLTDGSILCGRRYFDGSGGNNHAVEHFRETGYPLAVKLGTITPDGADVYSYDEDDMVLDPNLAEHLSHFGIDMLKMQKTDKTMTELEIDMNQRVGEWELIQESAVPLKPLSGPGYTGIRNLGNSCYLNSVVQVLFSIPDFQRKYVDKLEKIFQNAPTDPTQDFSTQVAKLGHGLLSGEYSKPAPESGDGEQVTEQKEVQDGIAPRMFKALIGKGHPEFSTNRQQDAQEFFLHLINMVERNCRSSENPNEVFRFLVEEKIKCLATEKVKYTQRVDYIMQLPVPMDAAMNKEELLEYEEKKRQAEEEKLPLPELVRAQVPFSSCLEAYGAPEQVDDFWSTALQAKSVAVKTTRFASFPDYLVIQIKKFTFGLDWVPKKLDVSIEMPEELDISQLRGTGLQPGEEELPDIAPPLVTPDEPKGSLGFYGNEDEDSFCSPHFSSPTSPMLDESVIIQLVEMGFPMDACRKAVYYTGNSGAEAAMNWVMSHMDDPDFANPLILPGSSGPGSTSAAADPPPEDCVTTIVSMGFSRDQALKALRATNNSLERAVDWIFSHIDDLDAEAAMDISEGRSAADSISESIPVGPKVRDGPGKYQLFAFISHMGTSTMCGHYVCHIKKEGRWVIYNDQKVCASEKPPKDLGYIYFYQRVAS, via the exons ATGGCGGAGCTGAGTGAAGAGGCGCTGCTGTCAGTATTACCGACGATCCGGGTCCCCAAGGCTGGAGACCGGGTCCACAAAGACGAGTGCGCCTTCTCCTTCGACACGCCG GAGTCTGAGGGTGGCCTCTACATCTGCATGAACACATTCCTGGGCTTTGGAAAACAATATGTGGAGAGACATTTTAACAAGACTGGCCAGCGCGTCTACCTCCACCTCCGGCGGACTCGGCGCCCG AAAGAGGAAGATGCGACCGCAGGCACTGGAGACCCTCCCCGCAAGAAACCCACCCGACTGGCCATTG GTGTCGAAGGCGGGTTTGACCTTAACGAGGAGAAGTTTGAATACGATGAGGATGTAAAGATCGTCATTCTGCCAGATTACCTGGAAATAGCCCGGGATGGGCTGGGGGGACTGCCCGACATTGTCAGAGATCGG GTGACCAGTGCGGTGGAGGCCCTCCTGTCGGCTGACTCGGCCTCCCGCAAGCAGGAGGTGCAGGCCTGGGATGGCGAAGTGCGGCAGGTGTCTAAGCATGCCTTCAACCTCAAGCAGCTGGACAACCCTGCTCGGATCCCTCCCTG TGGCTGGAAGTGCTCCAAGTGCGACATGCGGGAGAACCTGTGGCTCAACCTCACGGACGGCTCCATCCTGTGTGGCCGGCGCTACTTCGACGGCAGCGGGGGCAACAACCACGCGGTGGAGCACTTCCGGGAGACGGGCTACCCGCTGGCCGTCAAGCTGGGCACCATCACCCCTGACGGAGCTG ACGTGTACTCGTATGACGAGGATGACATGGTCCTGGATCCCAACCTGGCCGAGCACCTGTCCCACTTCGGTATTGACATGCTGAAGATGCAGAAG ACGGACAAGACGATGACGGAGCTGGAGATAGACATGAACCAGCGTGTCGGTGAGTGGGAGCTGATCCAGGAGTCGGCGGTGCCGCTCAAGCCGCTGTCCGGGCCCGGCTACACCGGCATCCGGAACCTGGGCAACAGCTGCTACCTCAACTCGGTGGTCCAGGTGCTCTTCAGCATCCCCGACTTCCAGAGGAA GTACGTGGATAAGCTCGAAAAGATCTTCCAGAACGCCCCAACGGACCCCACCCAGGACTTCAGCACCCAGGT GGCCAAGCTGGGCCACGGCCTGCTCTCGGGGGAGTATTCCAAGCCAGCACCAGAGTCGGGTGATGGGGAGCAGGTAACGGAGCAGAAG GAAGTCCAAGATGGCATCGCCCCTCGGATGTTCAAGGCCCTCATTGGCAAGGGTCACCCCGAGTTCTCCACCAACCGGCAGCAGGATGCCCAAGAGTTCTTCCTGCACCTTATCAACATGGTGGAG AGGAATTGCCGGAGCTCTGAAAATCCTAACGAAGTGTTCCGCTTCCTGGTGGAGGAAAAGATCAAGTGCCTGGCCACGGAGAAGGTGAAGTACACCCAGCGAGTGGACTACATCATGCAGCTGCCCGTGCCCATGGATGCGGCCATGAACAAAG AGGAGCTTCTGGAGTATGAGGAGAAGAAGCGGCAAGCTGAAGAGGAGAAGCTGCCTCTGCCTGAGCTGGTTCGGGCCCAGGTGCCCTTCAGCTCCTGCCTGGAGGCCTACGGCGCCCCCGAGCAGGTGGACGACTTCTGGAGCACAGCCCTGCAGGCCAAGTCAGTCGCTGTCAA GACCACACGATTTGCCTCATTCCCTGACTACCTGGTCATCCAGATCAAGAAGTTCACCTTTGGCTTGGACTGGGTGCCCAAGAAACTGG ACGTGTCCATCGAGATGCCCGAGGAGCTAGACATCTCCCAGCTGAGGGGCACAGGGCTGCAGCCTGGAGAGGAGGAGCTGCCCGACATTGCCCCACCCCTGGTCACTCCGGATGAGCCCAAAGGTAGCCTTGGTTTCTATGGCAACGAAGACGAAGACTCCTTCTGCTCCCCTCACTTCTCCTCTCCAACAT CGCCCATGCTGGATGAGTCGGTCATCATCCAGCTAGTGGAGATGGGCTTTCCCATGGATGCCTGCCGCAAAGCTGTCTACTACACTGGCAACAGTGGGGCCGAGGCCGCCATGAACTGGGTCATGTCGCACATGGACGACCCGG ATTTTGCAAACCCcctcatcctgcctggctccAGCGGGCCCGGCTCCACGAGTGCAGCCGCTGACCCCCCACCGGAGGACTGTGTGACCACCATCGTCTCCATGGGCTTCTCCCGGGACCAGGCCCTGAAAGCCCTGCGGGCCACG AACAACAGTTTGGAACGGGCTGTGGACTGGATCTTCAGTCACATTGACGACCTGGACGCAGAAGCTGCCATGGACATCTCGGAGGGCCGCTCGGCTGCCGACTCCATCTCCGAGTCCATACCAGTGGGACCTAAAGTCCGGGATGGTCCTGGAA AGTATCAGCTCTTTGCCTTCATTAGTCACATGGGCACCTCGACCATGTGTGGTCACTACGTCTGCCACATCAAGAAGGAAGGCAG gtGGGTGATCTACAACGACCAGAAAGTGTGTGCCTCTGAGAAACCGCCCAAGGACCTAGGCTACATCTACTTCTACCAGAGAGTGGCCAGCTAA
- the USP5 gene encoding ubiquitin carboxyl-terminal hydrolase 5 isoform X3, whose amino-acid sequence MAELSEEALLSVLPTIRVPKAGDRVHKDECAFSFDTPESEGGLYICMNTFLGFGKQYVERHFNKTGQRVYLHLRRTRRPKEEDATAGTGDPPRKKPTRLAIGVEGGFDLNEEKFEYDEDVKIVILPDYLEIARDGLGGLPDIVRDRVTSAVEALLSADSASRKQEVQAWDGEVRQVSKHAFNLKQLDNPARIPPCGWKCSKCDMRENLWLNLTDGSILCGRRYFDGSGGNNHAVEHFRETGYPLAVKLGTITPDGADVYSYDEDDMVLDPNLAEHLSHFGIDMLKMQKTDKTMTELEIDMNQRVGEWELIQESAVPLKPLSGPGYTGIRNLGNSCYLNSVVQVLFSIPDFQRKYVDKLEKIFQNAPTDPTQDFSTQVAKLGHGLLSGEYSKPAPESGDGEQEVQDGIAPRMFKALIGKGHPEFSTNRQQDAQEFFLHLINMVERNCRSSENPNEVFRFLVEEKIKCLATEKVKYTQRVDYIMQLPVPMDAAMNKEELLEYEEKKRQAEEEKLPLPELVRAQVPFSSCLEAYGAPEQVDDFWSTALQAKSVAVKTTRFASFPDYLVIQIKKFTFGLDWVPKKLDVSIEMPEELDISQLRGTGLQPGEEELPDIAPPLVTPDEPKAPMLDESVIIQLVEMGFPMDACRKAVYYTGNSGAEAAMNWVMSHMDDPDFANPLILPGSSGPGSTSAAADPPPEDCVTTIVSMGFSRDQALKALRATNNSLERAVDWIFSHIDDLDAEAAMDISEGRSAADSISESIPVGPKVRDGPGKYQLFAFISHMGTSTMCGHYVCHIKKEGRWVIYNDQKVCASEKPPKDLGYIYFYQRVAS is encoded by the exons ATGGCGGAGCTGAGTGAAGAGGCGCTGCTGTCAGTATTACCGACGATCCGGGTCCCCAAGGCTGGAGACCGGGTCCACAAAGACGAGTGCGCCTTCTCCTTCGACACGCCG GAGTCTGAGGGTGGCCTCTACATCTGCATGAACACATTCCTGGGCTTTGGAAAACAATATGTGGAGAGACATTTTAACAAGACTGGCCAGCGCGTCTACCTCCACCTCCGGCGGACTCGGCGCCCG AAAGAGGAAGATGCGACCGCAGGCACTGGAGACCCTCCCCGCAAGAAACCCACCCGACTGGCCATTG GTGTCGAAGGCGGGTTTGACCTTAACGAGGAGAAGTTTGAATACGATGAGGATGTAAAGATCGTCATTCTGCCAGATTACCTGGAAATAGCCCGGGATGGGCTGGGGGGACTGCCCGACATTGTCAGAGATCGG GTGACCAGTGCGGTGGAGGCCCTCCTGTCGGCTGACTCGGCCTCCCGCAAGCAGGAGGTGCAGGCCTGGGATGGCGAAGTGCGGCAGGTGTCTAAGCATGCCTTCAACCTCAAGCAGCTGGACAACCCTGCTCGGATCCCTCCCTG TGGCTGGAAGTGCTCCAAGTGCGACATGCGGGAGAACCTGTGGCTCAACCTCACGGACGGCTCCATCCTGTGTGGCCGGCGCTACTTCGACGGCAGCGGGGGCAACAACCACGCGGTGGAGCACTTCCGGGAGACGGGCTACCCGCTGGCCGTCAAGCTGGGCACCATCACCCCTGACGGAGCTG ACGTGTACTCGTATGACGAGGATGACATGGTCCTGGATCCCAACCTGGCCGAGCACCTGTCCCACTTCGGTATTGACATGCTGAAGATGCAGAAG ACGGACAAGACGATGACGGAGCTGGAGATAGACATGAACCAGCGTGTCGGTGAGTGGGAGCTGATCCAGGAGTCGGCGGTGCCGCTCAAGCCGCTGTCCGGGCCCGGCTACACCGGCATCCGGAACCTGGGCAACAGCTGCTACCTCAACTCGGTGGTCCAGGTGCTCTTCAGCATCCCCGACTTCCAGAGGAA GTACGTGGATAAGCTCGAAAAGATCTTCCAGAACGCCCCAACGGACCCCACCCAGGACTTCAGCACCCAGGT GGCCAAGCTGGGCCACGGCCTGCTCTCGGGGGAGTATTCCAAGCCAGCACCAGAGTCGGGTGATGGGGAGCAG GAAGTCCAAGATGGCATCGCCCCTCGGATGTTCAAGGCCCTCATTGGCAAGGGTCACCCCGAGTTCTCCACCAACCGGCAGCAGGATGCCCAAGAGTTCTTCCTGCACCTTATCAACATGGTGGAG AGGAATTGCCGGAGCTCTGAAAATCCTAACGAAGTGTTCCGCTTCCTGGTGGAGGAAAAGATCAAGTGCCTGGCCACGGAGAAGGTGAAGTACACCCAGCGAGTGGACTACATCATGCAGCTGCCCGTGCCCATGGATGCGGCCATGAACAAAG AGGAGCTTCTGGAGTATGAGGAGAAGAAGCGGCAAGCTGAAGAGGAGAAGCTGCCTCTGCCTGAGCTGGTTCGGGCCCAGGTGCCCTTCAGCTCCTGCCTGGAGGCCTACGGCGCCCCCGAGCAGGTGGACGACTTCTGGAGCACAGCCCTGCAGGCCAAGTCAGTCGCTGTCAA GACCACACGATTTGCCTCATTCCCTGACTACCTGGTCATCCAGATCAAGAAGTTCACCTTTGGCTTGGACTGGGTGCCCAAGAAACTGG ACGTGTCCATCGAGATGCCCGAGGAGCTAGACATCTCCCAGCTGAGGGGCACAGGGCTGCAGCCTGGAGAGGAGGAGCTGCCCGACATTGCCCCACCCCTGGTCACTCCGGATGAGCCCAAAG CGCCCATGCTGGATGAGTCGGTCATCATCCAGCTAGTGGAGATGGGCTTTCCCATGGATGCCTGCCGCAAAGCTGTCTACTACACTGGCAACAGTGGGGCCGAGGCCGCCATGAACTGGGTCATGTCGCACATGGACGACCCGG ATTTTGCAAACCCcctcatcctgcctggctccAGCGGGCCCGGCTCCACGAGTGCAGCCGCTGACCCCCCACCGGAGGACTGTGTGACCACCATCGTCTCCATGGGCTTCTCCCGGGACCAGGCCCTGAAAGCCCTGCGGGCCACG AACAACAGTTTGGAACGGGCTGTGGACTGGATCTTCAGTCACATTGACGACCTGGACGCAGAAGCTGCCATGGACATCTCGGAGGGCCGCTCGGCTGCCGACTCCATCTCCGAGTCCATACCAGTGGGACCTAAAGTCCGGGATGGTCCTGGAA AGTATCAGCTCTTTGCCTTCATTAGTCACATGGGCACCTCGACCATGTGTGGTCACTACGTCTGCCACATCAAGAAGGAAGGCAG gtGGGTGATCTACAACGACCAGAAAGTGTGTGCCTCTGAGAAACCGCCCAAGGACCTAGGCTACATCTACTTCTACCAGAGAGTGGCCAGCTAA